A single Salmo salar chromosome ssa19, Ssal_v3.1, whole genome shotgun sequence DNA region contains:
- the palmdb gene encoding palmdelphin isoform X4 yields MEEADLLKERLQAITEKRRVQDDIAKKRRQIEEEKLKLQCLKKKALREQWLMDGLSPQSEEDQEANKLQAQGDQEQTLLLQSNIDRMETEIEALETQELQISANEEVILKRLKEVEKTAEDIIKSVLIVNTCISTQELNAEYQADPIQYVYAPIPNMPDFQMQRSITPTSRPLRKIKNPQEGLDGEEPKQAMFAMEISVEKDMRTGESQVVSMTTLTPEEFQQKGVKVYDDGKKSVYALRSEGQVTRNGVGLGELSNVEVEALLRQAGDAKVPTEVQYHRPVYAAPYTSRPSTPAWKPEQGHVSPSPGEPNGHRTSITTPHPQASPFQMLPEALPRDGAQSREEVASSAPSHIPNIHADTHLVQPQSATHQGFKTGQSLTNGSSGIGPHPDKNRPAIIAVLSSGESRTPIPLIENTVTDWDRQSPIYPNCRQSPFYPSSRQSPFYTSDSGESSFNIMNTFPPDLDSEPVTMIFMGYQNAAEEEDEENIQAELVVIGNGDDDEEDDNNNIPSYHPEGYRSKIFQPTARCNNNTDYTADSTNSESLLHRPTFTHKPGKRSSDPDQQPLAIEVPMSAALKMRMAKLGGKV; encoded by the exons ATGGAGGAGGCCGACCTGTTGAAGGAGCGGCTCCAGGCCATAACG GAGAAAAGAAGAGTCCAGGATGACATCGCCAAAAAAAGGAGACAAATTGAGGAGGAAAAATTAAAACTCCAATGTTTGAAG AAAAAGGCCCTTCGAGAGCAATGGCTGATGGATGGGCTGAGCCCTCAGAGTGAGGAGGACCAGGAGGCCAACAAACTACAGGCCCAGGGCGACCAGGAGCAAACCCTATTACTGCAGAGTAACATTGACAG AATGGAGACGGAAATAGAGGCTCTGGAAACACAGGAGCTGCAGATTTCAGCCAACGAGGAAGTGATTCTGAAGAGACTGAAGGAGGTGGAAAAGACTGCAGAAGACATCATCAAG TCGGTTTTGATTGTGAACACCTGTATCTCCACACAGGAGTTAAATGCCGAATACCAGGCAG ACCCGATACAATACGTTTACGCACCGATTCCAAATATGCCAGATTTCCAGATGCAAAGGTCCATCACACCTACCAGTAGACCACTgaggaaaataaaaaatccaCAGGAAGGACTTGATGGTGAAGAACCAAAGCAGG ctaTGTTCGCCATGGAGATCAGTGTAGAGAAGGacatgagaacaggagagagCCAAGTTGTGTCCATGACCACCCTAACCCCTGAAGAGTTCCAACAGAAAGGTGTGAAGGTCTACGATGATGGGAAGAAGTCTGTCTATGCCCTACGCTCGGAGGGACAGGTGACCCGGAATGGGGTGGGGTTGGGTGAACTGAGTAACGTTGAGGTGGAGGCGCTCCTGCGCCAGGCTGGGGATGCAAAGGTCCCCACCGAGGTCCAGTACCACAGGCCTGTCTACGCTGCTCCTTACACCAGCAGGCCTTCAACCCCTGCATGGAAGCCCGAGCAGGGACACGTCAGCCCCAGTCCTGGTGAGCCCAATGGCCATCGGACCTCCATTACAACCCCCCATCCTCAAGCCAGCCCTTTCCAGATGCTTCCAGAAGCTCTGCCCAGAGATGGAGCCCAGAGCAGGGAAGAAGTAGCCAGCTCTGCCCCCTCTCACATTCCAAACATCCACGCTGACACGCATCTAGTGCAGCCTCAGTCAGCCACCCATCAAGGTTTCAAAACTGGCCAGAGCCTCACCAATGGTAGCAGTGGTATAGGCCCACACCCAGATAAAAACAGACCAGCTATCATTGCAGTCCTGAGTTCAGGAGAAAGCCGCACTCCCATACCGCTGATAGAGAATACTGTGACAGATTGGGACAGGCAGTCACCAATCTACCCCAACTGTCGTCAGTCTCCATTCTACCCCAGCAGTCGACAGTCACCATTTTACACCAGTGACAGTGGTGAGTCCTCCTTCAACATCATGAACACCTTTCCACCTGATCTGGACTCTGAACCAGTGACAATGATCTTCATGGGCTATCAGAACGCagcagaggaggaagatgaggagaatATCCAGGCCGAGCTGGTCGTCATCGGAAACGGCGATGATGATGAAGaagatgacaacaacaacataccctCATACCACCCCGAGGGATACAGAAGCAAGATCTTCCAACCCACAGCCAGAtgcaacaacaacacagactataCTGCAGATTCCACAAACTCTGAGAGTCTGCTACACCGACCCACGTTCACCCACAAACCTGGCAAGCGCAGTTCCGACCCAGACCAACAGCCCCTGGCCATAGAAGTGCCCATGAGCGCAG CTTTGAAAATGAGAATGGCAAAGCTAGGGGGGAAAGTGTAA
- the palmdb gene encoding palmdelphin isoform X5 codes for MEEADLLKERLQAITEKRRVQDDIAKKRRQIEEEKLKLQCLKKKALREQWLMDGLSPQSEEDQEANKLQAQGDQEQTLLLQSNIDRMETEIEALETQELQISANEEVILKRLKEVEKTAEDIIKSVLIVNTCISTQELNAEYQADPIQYVYAPIPNMPDFQMQRSITPTSRPLRKIKNPQEGLDGEEPKQAMFAMEISVEKDMRTGESQVVSMTTLTPEEFQQKGVKVYDDGKKSVYALRSEGQVTRNGVGLGELSNVEVEALLRQAGDAKVPTEVQYHRPVYAAPYTSRPSTPAWKPEQGHVSPSPGEPNGHRTSITTPHPQASPFQMLPEALPRDGAQSREEVASSAPSHIPNIHADTHLVQPQSATHQGFKTGQSLTNGSSGIGPHPDKNRPAIIAVLSSGESRTPIPLIENTVTDWDRQSPIYPNCRQSPFYPSSRQSPFYTSDSGESSFNIMNTFPPDLDSEPVTMIFMGYQNAAEEEDEENIQAELVVIGNGDDDEEDDNNNIPSYHPEGYRSKIFQPTARCNNNTDYTADSTNSESLLHRPTFTHKPGKRSSDPDQQPLAIEVPMSADVELCSMFKL; via the exons ATGGAGGAGGCCGACCTGTTGAAGGAGCGGCTCCAGGCCATAACG GAGAAAAGAAGAGTCCAGGATGACATCGCCAAAAAAAGGAGACAAATTGAGGAGGAAAAATTAAAACTCCAATGTTTGAAG AAAAAGGCCCTTCGAGAGCAATGGCTGATGGATGGGCTGAGCCCTCAGAGTGAGGAGGACCAGGAGGCCAACAAACTACAGGCCCAGGGCGACCAGGAGCAAACCCTATTACTGCAGAGTAACATTGACAG AATGGAGACGGAAATAGAGGCTCTGGAAACACAGGAGCTGCAGATTTCAGCCAACGAGGAAGTGATTCTGAAGAGACTGAAGGAGGTGGAAAAGACTGCAGAAGACATCATCAAG TCGGTTTTGATTGTGAACACCTGTATCTCCACACAGGAGTTAAATGCCGAATACCAGGCAG ACCCGATACAATACGTTTACGCACCGATTCCAAATATGCCAGATTTCCAGATGCAAAGGTCCATCACACCTACCAGTAGACCACTgaggaaaataaaaaatccaCAGGAAGGACTTGATGGTGAAGAACCAAAGCAGG ctaTGTTCGCCATGGAGATCAGTGTAGAGAAGGacatgagaacaggagagagCCAAGTTGTGTCCATGACCACCCTAACCCCTGAAGAGTTCCAACAGAAAGGTGTGAAGGTCTACGATGATGGGAAGAAGTCTGTCTATGCCCTACGCTCGGAGGGACAGGTGACCCGGAATGGGGTGGGGTTGGGTGAACTGAGTAACGTTGAGGTGGAGGCGCTCCTGCGCCAGGCTGGGGATGCAAAGGTCCCCACCGAGGTCCAGTACCACAGGCCTGTCTACGCTGCTCCTTACACCAGCAGGCCTTCAACCCCTGCATGGAAGCCCGAGCAGGGACACGTCAGCCCCAGTCCTGGTGAGCCCAATGGCCATCGGACCTCCATTACAACCCCCCATCCTCAAGCCAGCCCTTTCCAGATGCTTCCAGAAGCTCTGCCCAGAGATGGAGCCCAGAGCAGGGAAGAAGTAGCCAGCTCTGCCCCCTCTCACATTCCAAACATCCACGCTGACACGCATCTAGTGCAGCCTCAGTCAGCCACCCATCAAGGTTTCAAAACTGGCCAGAGCCTCACCAATGGTAGCAGTGGTATAGGCCCACACCCAGATAAAAACAGACCAGCTATCATTGCAGTCCTGAGTTCAGGAGAAAGCCGCACTCCCATACCGCTGATAGAGAATACTGTGACAGATTGGGACAGGCAGTCACCAATCTACCCCAACTGTCGTCAGTCTCCATTCTACCCCAGCAGTCGACAGTCACCATTTTACACCAGTGACAGTGGTGAGTCCTCCTTCAACATCATGAACACCTTTCCACCTGATCTGGACTCTGAACCAGTGACAATGATCTTCATGGGCTATCAGAACGCagcagaggaggaagatgaggagaatATCCAGGCCGAGCTGGTCGTCATCGGAAACGGCGATGATGATGAAGaagatgacaacaacaacataccctCATACCACCCCGAGGGATACAGAAGCAAGATCTTCCAACCCACAGCCAGAtgcaacaacaacacagactataCTGCAGATTCCACAAACTCTGAGAGTCTGCTACACCGACCCACGTTCACCCACAAACCTGGCAAGCGCAGTTCCGACCCAGACCAACAGCCCCTGGCCATAGAAGTGCCCATGAGCGCAG ATGTTGAACTGTGTTCCATGTTCAAG CTTTGA